In Methanobacterium sp., the sequence TAATATCCTAAAATATCTTAACATCCTAAAATACCTACCCCAATAAATACCCAACAATACCATACCCCCCGGGAAATACCTTAAACCATTAAATGTGTTAGAGAACCATGGTAAAAAAATATAAAAAAATAGTTAATAACCAGGCCTGTGGCTGCCTTATTGATGAAATCCTGGAAAAAAAAGAAAATAAGGATGAAAAAAATAAAAACGATAGTCGTCTTTGCAGTGCCAGTCAATCAGATATGGAGTTCTTTGTTGACCCTGACCCTCTGAAGACCAGTATCGATTTTTACCAACGCCACCTGACCGACGGCCTACCTATCATTCCCCCGACCCGAGAACGGGCGAATCGTTTCCTGGATTACAGTAAACATGACCCGAGTGAGCTTCTGGCTCTTTTACCCCCTAAAATGGGCCAGGCTACTCCTGAAAAAATTGCCATTAACTCGATTATGGCCGGGTGCCTGCCTCAGTTTCAACCAGTAATGGAACATGTCATCCAGGCTATTTCTCAGGATAAATTCAACCTTGCAGGAGTTAACGCCACCACCCACCCAGTATCCATCTGCACCATAATTAACGGCCCATTACCCCATGAATTAGGAATGAATTCTGGTGCAGGGTGCCTGGGACCGGGTAATATGGCTAATGCTACTATTGGTCGTGCCCTACGTTTGTGTCTTATTAACATTGCCGGGGCAATTCCTGGAGTGGGTGACCATGCTACCCATGGATCACCAGCCAAGTACAGTTACTGTTTCACAGAAAATGAGGATGAAACTCCCTGGGATCTTTTCCATGTAGAAAACGGTTATTTGAAGGATGATAGTACAGTTACGGTGATGGCTGCTGAAGCTCCGCATAATGTCAATGATCACCGCAGCCAGACAGCGGAAGACTTGCTGGAGACTATCATTCATACTGCAGCCACTGCTGGTTGTAACAACAGCCATGTACCAGGTGAACTCCTAGTTATCATGAGCCCGGAGCACGCAGCAACTATCAGCAGGGATGGGTGGGAAAAGGAAGATGTGAAGGATCATATCCACGAAAATGCGCTGTTACCTGCCAGTTTAGGTGATCGTGGTGGTCAAAAACTAGATGATGAATGGATTATCAGTGATGATGTTCGCATAACCCGCTCCCCATCTGATGTGCTTTTACTGGTGGCTGGAGGTCCTGGCAGGCATACCATGATCAGTCACGGTTTTGGAAATGGATCTTTGTCAGTTACCCTGCCCATCACCCTGAAAGATGGATCAATGGTACATTCCGTGGAAGAATTTAAAATAAAGTAAAAGGTAAATAAAGTAAACGGGCAGAATTTCAGTCTTTTTCTACCCCTACTTATCAATAAAAGTGAGTATTAATCCGTGCAATAACCTACTCGTTCTAATTCTGCTTCCCATATTTTAGGATTTTCTTCAATGTACTTTTCTAAAAGTTCACGGCATTCATCAATACCCATGACTTTAACTTCCACCCCACTTTCCCTTAACAATTCTTCAGGACCAATTAATGTGGTGTTTTCCCCAATCACCACTCGATGAATATTGTATAACATTATTGCCCCTGAACACATGGTACATGGGGATAAAGTAGTGTAAAGAGTGGATTTTTGATAATCAGCTCCCCGAAGACGTCCCGCATTTTCAATGCAATCCATTTCCCCGTGGAGAATAACAGAATCATTTTGAAGCAGTCGGTTATGACCATGTCCCACCACTTCCCCATCGACAACCAGCACTGCCCCTATGGGAATTCCTCCTTCTTTAAGGCTTTTTTTGGCTTCAGCAATTGCCTGGGCCATGAAACGATGATCATCTGCTTCCATGAATGTCCCCCCCATAGATTTTAAAAAAAGAATGAAAAAAAGAAAATAGTATTTGAGTGTTCTAAGTTGTTTTCAGGCTACCAAGTATCCGTTCCATGTTTTGGGTGCTGTTACTACTGGATACGTAAGCAGCATAGTAGAGACTATTATTTTTCACCCAGAAAGCAATGGTAGTGTAGTAACCAGAAGAGTCTTTGCTTGTTGTTGTGATCACGGTTGCAGTGGATCCATCCACTGTAATAGATTTACTTGAACCATATCCCTGTGTCTGATATTCCTGTACCAACTGATTTAGTACACTCTGAATACTTGCTGTGTCAAGTCCAGAAGCAGATATACTTCCAATAGCAAAACCTTCATCACTGCTTCCAACTGCTGCAATATTGTTTGAGCCAGCTGGAGTAGTCACGGTTTTTGTTGCATTTTCACTCCAGGTCCCGGGATAAGTGAAAGTTATCCCATTACCAGAATATGTTTTGTTCGATGACCATTCGTCACTGGTACAACCAGAGGCCATTACTACTAATAAAACAACTGCCAAGATGTAGATCAATCTTTTCATTCAAACCACCTACAAATATAATTATCATTATTAATTATGCTATTAATCTGATTTAAATTAATCGCCATGGAAACATTTCCCCTGAATTAAACATTGGAGGAATTATAAGATTGGGTGCAAATCGTAAAATATGGGAAATAATTGAATTCACGCGTTTGAATAAACTCCCTAGCAGTTGAAATAATCCATTGAGACTAAATATAAAAAAAATTTTTTAAAGTATTCTAAGACTATCATAAATTAAATTACACTCCAGGCGGGTGGCAAAATTCAGGGATTTCTCATCCACCCTGAATTCAGGATGATGGTTAGGTTTTACTTCAGAGAGCGGCCGGTCACTTGGAGCAGCACCATAATACATATAGAGGCCAGGAATTTCACGAGAAAAATAGGAAAAATCTTCTGATTTTGTTGATGCTAGGTAATAAAGAACGTTTTTCGCCTGGGCAACTCTTTCCACCGTGGGGAGCATTGCATCATACAAGGCAAGGTTGTTGACATTCAACGGGTAGTGCTGGCCAAATATCACTTCAGCCTGGCAGCCGTGCATTTCTGCTTTCATCTCAGCTAATTCTTTAATGCGGGTGATAAGAATTTCACGATTATCTTTATCAAGTGAGCGTGCAGTTAGGCCCATTTCAGCTCCTTCAGGGATGATGTTCACCTTTATTCCTCCCCAGAAGTAGCCCACAGTGATGACTGCTGCTCCTTTCTGCAGGTCCACCTCCCGGCTGATGAGTGTCTGCAGGGAATTTATCAGGGATGCTCCGGCAACAATAGGGTCTTTACCACTCCATGGCTGGGATCCGTGGGCCTGCTCACCCCATATACGTATGAATATACTGTCCTGACTGGCATGGGTGGGTCCTTCCCGGATCATGACTTGCCCGGGGTAACAGGTGCTGTTGGCATGGAAGCCGAATATAGCTTGCACTTCCGGATCCTTAAGGGCTCCTTCTTCTACCATCCGCAGAGCCCCACCATCAGTGCCTGTGGGAGCACCTTCTTCAGCTGGTTGGAACAAGAAAACAACTTTTCCAGGTAATTCTGACCTAAGCTGGCTTAGAATTGTGGCAGTCCCTATGGCCGCTGCAGTGCTGGCATCATGACCACAGGCATGGGCCACGTATGTTTCCAGACCATTATAATCTGTTTTCACATTAGAAGCATATTCCAGACCAGTTTCTTCCCTTACTGGGAGAGCATCAATATCCGCCCGGATGGCCACGGTAGGGCCTGGTTTTTCCCCTTGAAGAACCGCTTTTATACCGGTTTTGGCAATGGGCGAAATGACTTCCACACCCGGGAGTGCCTCCAAGTGTTCCAGGATATACCGGCTGGTTTCAAACTCTTGATAGGCAAGTTCAGGGTGCTGGTGGAGCCAGCGGAAAATTTGGATTTGTGATGATGCAAAATCACTAACCAGTTCATCTATGCACTTGTAGAAAGCCTCAAGAGTCATTAAAATCACCTTAAATATCAAAGGCAGAACTTAAATTCAATCATGATTATATTTTTAGAATTACATATTAATTATACCTTATCCAACAGTTATTAGGATAAACTAGACAATAAATGGACCCCAAGAAATTCATCATGCCTCCAATTTGTAAGAATAAAAAAAATATTTAACCAAGTGAATCTACCCATAATCCTTATCTTAAAACTTTATACTCACCTTAATGATTAATTAACGGTTTTAACTAGTATAAATGAAACGTAAGTAGGATTACAGCACCCACTATCACTATTATTAGGTAGTACAGAATTACTTTATATCCAATTTTCTTCATACTTGCCGATTCATTCTGGGGAGAGTAATATTTAAAGAGAACGTATAAAAATAACATTATGGCAAATCCAGATACTAGCATTGCGTAGTCATAAACTATGTATAAAAATATAACATTACTTATAACAAATAAAAGAATTCCAACCAGGATAATTTTAAGATCAAACCTAGATTCCGGGTTAAAACTCAAAAAATTCTTTTTATCAGATTTTTTATCGGGTTTTAAAGAGTTTTTGCAGTTGTAACAGATTTCGGCTTTTTTACTGTTTTTAGTTTTGCACCGTGGGCAGATAATTGTAGATACCAAGATATCACCTAATCTCAATTTAACCATTTGATTATGAGTTAACCACTCTATTCAAGTCAATGAAATAAATAATAAAACATCCCTGATCAAGATTAATCTGTTAACATAATTTAATTAAATTTATTTTAGTAATTAAATTATATTTTAGGGATTTTCAGTCATTGCAACGAACTTTTTTTATTCCAGTTAATTTATTATTATGCAGTTATAAAATGAGGGCTTAATAAAACTTACGAAGTTGAAAAAAGATTGAAGATCTATTATCAATTCATGACGACTCCGAGTACCATTTTTTAATTATGCTCCCTATTAGGCCAATAAATGCCCTAACATGTTAAAATTTCATTAATCTATTTATAAAAATCATATCATGGCAAAATACGTAAAATATAAATTATTTTTAATTTATAAGGGCGTTATAATCCACCGAGAAAAAATAGAAACCTACATAATTCTACATACATTTTCCGTTATGAAAAATGATTTTTCATAATTTGTAGAATGGGTTTATAGCGTGTTATTTTTTTATTAAATGAAGATATGGGCAGCTTATGGGAAAAAAAAGAAATAAAAATCTTTATATATTTTTAATGTAATTTTATTATTAATTAAGGTTAATAATAAAAAAATCCCCTAAAGGGTCAGGTGGTCAAATGTCTAAAGAACTTGAAAAAGAACTACAAGAACAGATAAGAGGGAAAGTTCAGGCTGAAATCGAAAAAGAAATAGAAGAACAAATAAAAGGAAAAGAGGATATAGAAATTAAAAAAGAGATAGAAGAGCAAATAAGGGGAAAAGTAGAATCAGAGATTAAAAAAGAGATAGAAGAGCAAATAAGGGGAAAAGTAAAAGCAGAGATTCAAAAAGAGATAGAAGAGCAAATTAGAGGGAAAAAATAATTACGTTATCTCTTCTAAATAATTTTTATTTTTTTAACTCTTCTAAATTTCAATTTTAATACTTAAATTATATTTTTTAGATTCATTATCGTTAATTTCTTTTTAAATCCCTTTTAAAACTTTCTTTTTTTATTAATGATATGCAAAAATCTGCATAACGGATATAAGTCTTTCGAAATTGTTCCGTTAACAAAAGTTTATATTAGATATAATAAGACCAATCTTATGAATACATCATGAATATTCATGTAGGATTTTGAGTCTGAGACTCAAAAAGTAGTAGTAAAGACATTTTGATGTAAAAAAATGAAGAAAACTACTAAAAAATCATGATAGATTTGTCAACTCTGCATGATAATTCATGAATATATTCAAGTAGAAAATAATATTCGATTAAATAGGAGGTTAATATATGGCATCGTCGTTTAAATCACCTGCAGATACCGCAAAAGCATG encodes:
- a CDS encoding M20 family metallopeptidase, whose translation is MTLEAFYKCIDELVSDFASSQIQIFRWLHQHPELAYQEFETSRYILEHLEALPGVEVISPIAKTGIKAVLQGEKPGPTVAIRADIDALPVREETGLEYASNVKTDYNGLETYVAHACGHDASTAAAIGTATILSQLRSELPGKVVFLFQPAEEGAPTGTDGGALRMVEEGALKDPEVQAIFGFHANSTCYPGQVMIREGPTHASQDSIFIRIWGEQAHGSQPWSGKDPIVAGASLINSLQTLISREVDLQKGAAVITVGYFWGGIKVNIIPEGAEMGLTARSLDKDNREILITRIKELAEMKAEMHGCQAEVIFGQHYPLNVNNLALYDAMLPTVERVAQAKNVLYYLASTKSEDFSYFSREIPGLYMYYGAAPSDRPLSEVKPNHHPEFRVDEKSLNFATRLECNLIYDSLRIL
- a CDS encoding nucleoside deaminase, with product MEADDHRFMAQAIAEAKKSLKEGGIPIGAVLVVDGEVVGHGHNRLLQNDSVILHGEMDCIENAGRLRGADYQKSTLYTTLSPCTMCSGAIMLYNIHRVVIGENTTLIGPEELLRESGVEVKVMGIDECRELLEKYIEENPKIWEAELERVGYCTD